Below is a window of Bufo gargarizans isolate SCDJY-AF-19 unplaced genomic scaffold, ASM1485885v1 original_scaffold_1415_pilon, whole genome shotgun sequence DNA.
TGTCTCCTGTCCAACAGGAGGTTCAGCAGCAAACGAGTGCTGTGCAGTCTCAGGGGGAGCAAGTCTGGCCCCAGCTAGGGGGTGTGCAGACAGGGCCTGGGAGATGGTCTGTGACAAGACAGTGGACATGGAACCCATAGCCTGTAGGATCGCATCAGACACAGAGCGCTGGATGAGCTGCGCCTGTGAGTCTGAGTCAGAGCGACTAGCATTgccagggaggggggcgggggggggattGGGCAGAGGGGTCCATGCTGGTCAAGCAAAAGGAACAGGGTACCTGTAGGAGGAGGGCTGGGAGGAGAGCCAGAGGCACAAAGTAAGCCGCGCTAGATAAAtgaggggttaatcaccccaggagCGAGAGGAGCGGAGCGCAGCACAGGAGAACCGGcagcaggcacgcaggagaccggaggaagcgagatctcgcgggaacgggaaccaaaatggccgccggatctcgcgagatctcgctccaGCCAGCCAAAGAGCGCGAAAGTGGGGAGAAAAAAGCCGCCGAGCCGTGCAGCAGACGCGCGCAAGACGGGGGGCGTGGCCCAGCACAGGGGAGGCAAAGATGGCGGTAAGGCCAGCGACCCTGCCAGGCACAAAGGGACCCTCAAGTAAGACTCCCCAGGGGAGAAAGGAGCGGAGAGAGGGAACGAACGGAGCCCCAAAAGGAGAGGGTACCAGGGGAAAACGCTGCGCGCGATTAGGCCCCCGAGATACTGGGGCAGGCAGAGGTTGCCCAGACAGGGAAAAACCTAAGGGGCAAGGAAGCAGGATAAAAGATATATCGCTGCACCAAACCTACCCCACCTAAAGGGAGGAACAAAAACAAGCCCCAGGGATAGAAAATAACCCGGGGAATAGACAGTAAAACGAATAAACACTTAGGGAATAGAGCAGCCAGCAGATAAAATTAACATGTTACTTATCTggtgagcagcaagaaagaggaagtaccaccttggacgcagccttatattggggctgtaggggtgggacgtatgggttactatggtgaccatttgcatttgttttttgtttctccttgctgctatggtgatcagtaaaggaagagaaagcaatatgaagcctccgtgtctgatgtaaaactcaggatcagtacaggataagtaatgtacagtatgtacacagtgactgcaccagcagaatagtgagtgcagctctggggtataatacaggatgtaactgaggatcagtacaggataagtaatgtatgtacacagttactgcaccagcagaatagtgagtgcagctctggagtataatacaggatgtaactcaggatcagtacaggataagtaatgtatgtacacagtgactgcaccagcagaacagtgagtgcaactctggagtataatacatgatgtaactcaggatcagtacaggataagtaatgtacagtatgtacacagtgactgcaccagcagaatagtgagtgcagctctggggtataatacaggatgtaactgaggatcagtacaggataagtaatgtatgtacacagttactgcaccagcagaatagtgagtgcagctctggagtataatacaggatgtaactcaggatcagtacaggataagtaatgtatgtacacagtgactgcaccagcagaatagtgagtgcagctctggagtataatacaggatgtaactcaggatcagtacaggataagtaatgtatgtacacagtgactgcaccagcagaatagtgagtgcagctctggagtataatacaggatgtaactcaggatcagtacaggataagtaatgtatgtacacagtgactgcaccagcagaatagtgagtgcagctctggagtataatacaggatgtaactcaggatcagtacaggataagtaatgtatgtacacagtgattgcaccagcagaatagtgagtgcagctctggagtataatacaggatgtaactcaggatcagtacaggataagtaatgtatgtgcacagtgactgcaccagcagaatagtgagtgcagctctggagtataatacaggatgtaactaaggatcagtacaggataagtaatgtatgtacacagtgactgcaccagcagaatagtgagtgcagctctggggtataatacaggatgtaactcaggatcagtacaggataagtaatgtatgtacacagtgactgcaccagcagaatagtgagtgcagctctggagtataatgcaggatgggactcaggatcagtacaggataagtaatgtatgtacacagtgactgcaccagcagaatagtgagtgcagctctggagtataatacaggatgtaactcgggatcagtaccggataagtaatgtatgtacacagtgactgcaccagcagaatagtgagtgcagctctggagtataatacaggatgtaactcaggatcagtacaggataagtaatgtatgtacacagtgactgcaccatcagaatagtgagtgcagctctggagtataatacaggatgtaactcaggatcagtacaggataagtaatgtatgtacacagtgactgcaccagcagaatagtgagtgcagctcaggaggataatacaggatgtgactcaggatcagtacaggataagtaatgtatgtacacagtgactgcaccagcagaatagtgagtgcagctctggggtataatacaggatgtaactcaggatcagtgcaggataagtaatgcatgtacacagtgactgcaccagcagaatagtgagtgcagctctggagtataatacaggatgtaactcaggatcagtacaggatcagtaatgtatgtacacagtgaccgcaccagcagaatagtgagtgcagctctggggtataatacaggatgcaactcaggatcagtacaggataagtaatgtatgtacacagtgactgcaccagcagaatagtgagtgcagctctggagtataatacaggatgtaactcaggatcagtacaggataagtaatatgtgtacacagtgactgcaccagcagaatagtgagtgcagctctggagtataatacaggatgtaactcaggatcagtacaggataagtaatgtatgtacacagtgactgcaccagcagaatagtgagtgcagctctggagtataatacaggatgtaacccaggatcagtacaggataagtaatgtatgtacacagtgactgcaccagcagaatagtgagtgcagctctggagtataatacaggatgtaactcaggatcagtacaggataagtaatgtatgtacacagtgactgcaccagcagaatagtgagtgcagctctggagtataatgcaggatgggactcaggatcagtacaggataagtaatgtatgtacacagtgactgcaccagcagaatagtgagtgcagctctggagtataatacaggatgtaactgaggatcagtacaggataagtaatgtatgtacacagtgactgcaccatcagaatagtgagtgcagctctggagtataatacaggatgtaactcaggatcagtacaggataagtaatgtatgtacacagtgactgcaccagcagaatagtgagtgcagctcaggaggataatacaggatgtgactcaggatcagtacaggataagtaatgtatgtacacagtgactgcaccagcagaatagtgagtgcagctctggggtataatacaggatgtaactcaggatcagtgcaggataagtaatgcatgtacacagtgaccgcaccagcagaatagtgagtgcagctctggggtataatacaggatgcaactcaggatcagtacaggataagtaatgtatgtacacagtgactgcaccagcagaatagtgagtgcagctctggagtataatacaggatgtaactcaggatcagtacaggataagtaatgtgtacacagtgactgcaccagcagaatagtgagtgcagctctggagtataatacaggatgtaactcaggatcagtacaggataagtaatgtatgtacacagtgactgcaccagcagaatagtgagtgcagctctggagtataatacaggatgtaactcaggatcagtacaggataagtaatgtatgtacacagtgactgcaccagcagaatagtgagtgcagctctggagtataatacaggatgtaactcaggatcagtacaggataagtaatgtatgtacacagtgactgcaccagcagaatagtgagtgcagctctggagtataatacaggatagtaactcaggatcagtacaggataagtaatgtatgtacacagtgactgcaccagcagaatagtgagtgcagctctggagtataatacaggatgtaactcaggatcagtacaggataagtaatgtatgtacacagtgactgcaccagcagaatagtgagtgcagctctggagtataatacaggatgtaactcaggatcagtacaggataagtaatgtatgtacacagtgactgcaccagcagaatagtgagtgcagctctggagtataatacaggatgtaactcaggatcagtacaggataagtaatgtatgtacacagtgactgcaccagcagaatagtgagtgcagctctggagtataatacaggatgtaactcaggatcagtacaggataagtaatgtatgtacacagtgactgcaccagcagaatagtgagtgcagctctggagtataatacaggatgtaactcaggatcagtacaggataagtaatgtatgtacacagtgactgcaccagcagaatagtgagtacagctctggagtataatacaggatgtaactcaggatcagtacaggataagtaatgtatgtacacagtgactgtaccagcagaatagtgagtgcagctccggagtataatacaggatgtaactcaggatcagtacaggataagtaatgtatgtacacagtgactgcaccagcagaatagtgagtgcagctctggagtataatacaggatgtaactcaggatcagtacaggataagtaatgtatgtacacagtgactgcaccagcagaatagtgagtgcagctctggagtataatacaggatgtaactaaatgattttcctatttcatgacgtaaagtcatagttttattaaagacacggaggctcagtattgctttctccttctttactttccaccaatagcagcaaagaagaaatttacataatcataacaataaaggatccacccctctcagatcctataataagcagtgtcctcttagtaacttcctctttcttttggAACCGAAACACCAACTGCATAACCGGAACTGGAACCGAAACCGGAAACTGGAACTGGACCCGAGAATGATAAACAACCGGTCCATCACGCCGTAGAACtcaagccaacatggctaacaCCTCCGGAAACCGGGAGCAACGCAGAAGTCCATACTTCGTGGAACCTTCAACCTGAAACAAAGcaaataatatagccagtgtaagagGCAGGCAAAAATTGAACAAAAACCGACCCAGGAAACGGTCGTACATTATAAGGTCGCTGAAAACAGAACCATAAACAGTCAGCAATACAACTATGCAAGTATACGTAATAAATAACCAGAATCGACAATGTAAACAGTCCAACAAATTAAAATCACAAAAGGGAGGGCAGGAACaacccagggcgggcaatactcgcctccgtgtctttaataaaactatgactttacgtcatgaaataggaaaatcatttagttttacctcaagacacggaggctcatattgcaagttcaaagctgatcaATAATCGACGAAAACACATGAGGGGGCGGACGAAAAGAAAATTCTCTGAACGTTGCGGCCGTAGACCAGTCAGCCAAGCGCAAgatgtcctccaaacgagcccccgaaacGGCCAGGGCAGTGGCAGCCGCGCCCCTGCCGAATGAGCGGTAAAGACCGCCGTATCAATCCCAGacagggacatgacccacttcatccaacgCGCCAACGTGGGACTAGACACCGGGCCAAAAGGATGGCGGATGGAGAGGAACAGTTGCGGAACGTTGCAGAGCGGTGAGTCCTAGTACGCGACTCATACTCCCGCAAACAGGCTACCGGACAGAGCGCTGGGGAAGACGGGAAACAGGGATAAGAGACAGACCGAATATTAGTCTTAGTGCGCCGCGTAATGTTAAACGTGACGCCCTCGGGAGAAAAGGACCTAGCGTCATGATCCAAAGCCCTGACATCGGAAACCCTCTTACAAGAAATGAGACAAAAGAGGGTCAACAACTTGGCAGACAGTTGCCGGAGGGAAAGAGCCGCGTTCTCAGGCCACGCGGAGAAAAAAGAGAGGACCAGGGAAACGTCCCACGTAGTGGTGAAGCGAggccgaggaggccgagccaagCGCGATCCACGTAGCAGGCGTGACACCGAAGGGTGTTGACCCGCCGGAACGCCATCAAAACCCTGATGAGTCGAAGAAATCGCTGAACGGAACAAATTAATGGTCCGATAAGCCTTTCCCGCCTCAAAAAGGGATGTAAGGAACTGCAGCAAATGGGTCACAGGCGCCGAAACGGGATCAAGgttccgttccacgcaccagctaacccaagctccccaagctgcccggtaagattttcgggtgccgggagcccaagcgttgtccaggaggcgtctagttgcctccgaaatgCCTGCGACCTCTCCGGGAGTCCGAAGATCCGGCACGCCAGGAGCTGAAGGGAGCCGTCGAGCAGCAGGGGGTGAGGAGCACCCAGAGGgccctggaggagatccgtccgaCCCGGAAGGAGGAGAGGCACGTCCGTCAGGAGTTCCAGGAGAACCGGGTACCATGCTTGAGTCCCCCAGAAGGGGATCACCACCACCAACTCCGCAACCTGACGACGAACCTGCAGCAGCATCCTCGGGATCATGGCGAAAGGAGGAAACGCGTATTGCAGAGCCGAAGACCAGTCCTGAAGgaacgcatccaccgcctccgcctccggatccgggcgccagctgaagaacctgggaaggtgagtaTTGAGCCGTGACGCGAAGAGGTCCACGGCGCAAGGGCCCCAGGTATCCGAGATCGTGGAGAACATCTCCGGCGCTagcctccagtcgctgccgtccgtgaagcaGCGGGAACTCCGATCCGCCCGGACGTTGTGTagacccggaaggtactccgcctgcaccatgatgtccctggagagacaGTAGGACCAAAACTCCTTCGCCAGTCGCACCAAGGTAGCCGACTGGGTGCCGCCCAGGTGATTGACATagcggaccgccgacacattgtccatacGTAATCGGATGCAGGCATGCGCCATGCCATTGGAGAAACTGCGGATGGCAAACGAGCCCGCCAggagttccagagcgttgatgtgAAGATGGCTCTCGGCCTCCGACCACCGACCCCCGGTGGAGACACCTtcgcagtgggcaccccagcccaGGAGACTCGCGTCCGACTCTATCGTGAATTCCGGTTGAAATCCAaagatcgctctgccgttccaggcttCCAAGTTGTCTAACCACCAACGAAGTTACTCCCGAGCCTCCTGATCCAGAACCACCATGTCCGCGAACGAGGCCCCGGAACGAAGGTGAGCAATCTTCAGGCGCTGAAGGGCCCGATAATGGAGGGGGGCTGgaaacaccgcctggatggaggaggCCAACAGGCCAATAATGCGAGCCAGGTGACGCAGGGACAGGGACGACGCTGAAAGGGCATGTCTCAATTCCTTGCGGATAGTCCGCAATTTCTCTGACGGGAGACTGAGAGATTCCGCAACAGAGTCCACCGTGAAGCCCAGGAATTCCATCCGTCGAGACGGCGTGAGGCAGGACTTCTCGGGGTTCAGTAGAAAACCAAGAGCCGAAAGGAGGTCCGACGTCCATTGAAGGTGCCGAAGCAGGGCCGCCTGACATTGATgcataatgaggatgtcgtccagatagatgaCTAGACGTACACCCCGACTCCGCAGCCAGGCAACGACCGGACGCAGGAGCTTGGTAAAGCACCATGGCGCCGAAGAAAGGCCGAACgggaggcaagtgaagcgccacactTCGCCCTTCCACAAGAAGCGCAGGAGATCCCTGGACGAAGCGGCTATCGGGACCGTCAGAtaggcatctttgaggtccagtttcaccatccagtcccctgggatcagtaagtcccgaaggaggtgaataccctccatcttgaagtggcggtagcGCACCACGGAGTTCAGGGCCCGGAGATTTATAACCGGACGCATTTGCCCACCTTTCTTCTGAACTAGGAAGATGTTGCTGAGCACGCCCCTCGGGGCGGAAGGGGCCCTCTCTATCGCCCTCTTTTGAAAAAGGGAAAACAGCTCTAAGTCCACGAGCTCTCTGTTTGGTGGGGCTAGGGGAAGTGGTGGGGGAGAAGGAATGAGGTTCGGTGAACCCGTGAGCTCTATGTGGAACCCCTGTACAGTGGTCAAAACCCACGGGTCTGATGTAATGCTGGACCAAACGTGGAAAcaaagacggagtctgccccctacacaaggaacCAATGAAGCCCCCACTGGGGGAAGACTTACCGAAGGACTTTCGGAAATTGGGATTTCCCCGGACAGACCTCGAacgccattggccgcctctggccggaAAGAACGGAGGAGGATTCCTTTGGTCCTGGAAGGGCGGTCTTTGattgaaggagcctctgcccgagctgcgggcctggaaactggagcggccggacagacggcccctactactgccggccctagtggagacccgtccctgaaagacCCTTCtcatggaggactgggccttgtccaggGCGGTAAATGCCCCTACGTATCTGCTGAGGTCCTTAATAAAGGAATCCCCGAACAGCAGACCCTGAGCATCCCTTCCTGACTCAGTGAGTGCCAGGTTGGCCAATTTCGGGTCAATTTTAAACAAAatggctttacgccgttcaatggccagggaggAGTTTGTGCTGCCCGCGATACAAATGGCCCTCTGTATCCAGCCAGTAAGCTCCTCCGGATCTATCGGAGAGCCGTCCGctctggccgattcggccatctcaaaAATTTTGGCGAGGGGGCCAAAGATGTCAAGGAGTTTATCCTGACAACTCCTAATTGCGGAATCTAACCCCTTGCGGGGGTTCCAGCCGGTTTTAGCCAAGAACTGGGTCATCTTTGGATCCACAGATGGCGTATCACAGACCTTGTTGGGGATCAATGGTCTGGGGCATTCAGCTCGGAGCTTGCTGCGCGCCTCTTTGCTAAGAGGACGGCGCACCCAATGTTCCAGGTAATCGCTCACATGAGCCACTGGCAGCCACTCCGccgacctagggtggtggagggaATCAGGATCAAATAATGGGATGCCTGAGGGGTCCACCAGGGTAGAAACCGTGTTAGGGGCAGTGGCGGAGGCGCCCACggacccagaggtggaaggccTAGGGCCAGCATCATCTGGAAATTCAGATTCCATCTCCCCTTCAGATTGGCCGCTTGCCTCCGCATAAGCCTCCATATCAGATTCTACATCCGAATCTATATCATCagtttgtgctctagcacatttccactTTCGCGTCCGTTCTGCCTGACGCggcaaggctcttttgcgcgatctaagCGCGCTATCATGGGTGGCTTGAATCACACCAGTCAAGGTCTCCTGGGCAGGAGGTTCAATGGTAGGCTGCGGGTTAGTGAGTACAGGCAACTGAGTAGAGGGGCCAGGGGCATGGGTAGCTAGGGCCTGAGAGATGGTTTGGGATATCATAGAAGACATGGATCCCATTGCCTCAATAATAGCACTAGACACTGAGCGTTGTAGCTCCAGGGCCTGTGCACTAGTAGTTGGTAAGCTGGGATCCCCAGCAGATGGGGGGGGATTAGGCCCAGCAGGAGAGCGGTCAGAAGACATATTAGGAGTTTATTTAAAGCTACTAAAGTGGCAGACAATCTAACTGGCAGATGCCTGATATATTAGGGGTCACTAAGACCGAGGAGGTGGGTACCTAAAGAGGGGTTAGTCACCCCAAGCGCCGCAGAGCAGGAGCCGAACCGGAGCCGAGCGACAGACGTGCACGGCAGAAAactccgaaatcccgcgagaggaAGGGCGGGAGttcccaaaatggccgccgagatcccgcgagatCTCGGAGCCGCGGGAAACCAAGCGCAAGCTGCCGCCGAAACCTAGAGCGCCGGGAACCAGCGGGGCGGAATCGGCGCAGAGGATGAAGGTAGGGAGGAAGGAGGAGAGGCGCAGAGCGCCTCCCAAGTAAAACGGAtcgaaaatttgaataaaaacgcGGTGGTTGAGGCAAGGATAGGATGGGGAAAAAAGGAGGGGGCACCCCCAAACGAAAACGCAATAGGCGCAGGGGATTACAGGTGACAAGGAAGCAACTAGCCCAAAACTAGGGGAATGATAAAAACCTGGCAAAGGGCAGAGACTATGAATAATAGACAAGCCCTAAGCCACACAGGGTAATGAAATACAGGCATCATACATGCAAAATTACCACATGAAACACAGAATCAACTTAtctttggtggagcagcaaagaaagaggaagttactaagaggacactgcttattataggatctgagaggggaggggcctttattgttatgattatgtaaatttcttctttgctgctattggtggaaagtaaagaaggagaaagcaatacgaagcctccgtgtcttgaggtaaaactaaatgattttcctatttcatgacgtaaagtcatagttttattaaagacacggaggcgagtattgctatctccttctttactttccaccaatagcagcaaagaagaaatttacataatcataacaataaaggatccacccctctcagatcctataataagcagtgtcctcttagtaacttcctctttctttggaacCGAAACACCAACTTCATAACCGGAACTGGAACCGAA
It encodes the following:
- the LOC122923262 gene encoding uncharacterized protein LOC122923262; the encoded protein is MSSDRSPAGPNPPPSAGDPSLPTTSAQALELQRSVSSAIIEAMGSMSSMISQTISQALATHAPGPSTQLPVLTNPQPTIEPPAQETLTGVIQATHDSALRSRKRALPRQAERTRKWKCARAQTDDIDSDVESDMEAYAEASGQSEGEMESEFPDDAGPRPSTSGSVGASATAPNTVSTLVDPSGIPLFDPDSLHHPRSAEWLPVAHVSDYLEHWVRRPLSKEARSKLRAECPRPLIPNKVCDTPSVDPKMTQFLAKTGWNPRKGLDSAIRSCQDKLLDIFGPLAKIFEMAESARADGSPIDPEELTGWIQRAICIAGSTNSSLAIERRKAILFKIDPKLANLALTESGRDAQGLLFGDSFIKDLSRYVGAFTALDKAQSSMRRVFQGRVSTRAGSSRGRLSGRSSFQARSSGRGSFNQRPPFQDQRNPPPFFPARGSLCRGQTPSLFPRLVQHYIRPVGFDHCTGVPHRAHGFTEPHSFSPTTSPSPTKQRARGLRAVFPFSKEGDREGPFRPEGRAQQHLPSSEERWANASGYKSPGPELRGALPPLQDGGYSPPSGLTDPRGLDGETGPQRCLSDGPDSRFVQGSPALLVEGRSVALHLPPVRPFFGAMVLYQAPASGRCLAAESGCTSSHLSGRHPHYASMSGGPASAPSMDVGPPFGSWFSTEPREVLPHAVSTDGIPGLHGGLCCGISQSPVREIADYPQGIETCPFSVVPVPASPGSHYWPVGLLHPGGVSSPPPLSGPSAPEDCSPSFRGLVRGHGGSGSGGSGVTSLVVRQLGSLERQSDLWISTGIHDRVGRESPGLGCPLRRCLHRGSVVGGREPSSHQRSGTPGGLVCHPQFLQWHGACLHPITYGQCVGGPLCQSPGRHPVGYLGATGEGVLVLLSLQGHHGAGGVPSGSTQRPGGSEFPLLHGRQRLEASAGDVLHDLGYLGPLRRGPLRVTAQYSPSQVLQLAPGSGGGGGGCVPSGLVFGSAIRVSSFRHDPEDAAAGSSSGCGVGGGDPLLGDSSMVPGSPGTPDGRASPPSGSDGSPPGPSGCSSPPAARRLPSAPGVPDLRTPGEVAGISEATRRLLDNAWAPGTRKSYRAAWGAWVSWCVERNLDPVSAPVTHLLQFLTSLFEAGKAYRTINLFRSAISSTHQGFDGVPAGQHPSVSRLLRGSRLARPPRPRFTTTWDVSLVLSFFSAWPENAALSLRQLSAKLLTLFCLISCKRVSDVRALDHDARSFSPEGVTFNITRRTKTNIRSVSYPCFPSSPALCPVACLREYESRTRTHRSATFRNCSSPSAILLARCLVPRWRVG